AATTCACATAAACATGTCTCCTTTCCAAACACACACGTCAGGGTAATATGGTGTATTAACTTAAAATTATTGTGAGAAAATGGGTCAAACAAAGTAGTTGGACAATTCAAAGAGCTAAACTAATGCATGTTCAGGAGCTGGTCTTGTCGAAGAGAATTATCTGACGATTTAACCAGACTTACATTCACAAAGAAAATCAACATGTTATTCTGCACGGATATCATGAAATATGTCCAAGCACTTCAGATATTGCAAGAATAATAGATGGGGGAAATGCTTTGCTGCAATTTGCAGCATACAAAGTAACATTCTGTCAAAGGGTGGCACAATGCCAGTAGTCGTAACAATGTAAAAGAGACATGAATAGCATAACTTACTGCAGAAATAAACACAAAGGTGCTTGCATAAAAATTTATAGATAGTTTGGATCTTCAgtacaaatgagaaaaagtaAAGGTTACAGTATTAAAAGTGATACATGAGAACCACAATCAGGCTATCCCTCCATCTGTCATCAGCAGTTCAGCAATCAGATGATGGAAATGAACTACAAGGATAAAGGGTCGTGACAAACTGACTATAAAGTGTCTACTTTAGTTTTGACTTAGCAGAACTTTGCAGTGGCTTAGAGATAGAAACAGGCTGGCTAGTTCTCGCTTTCTTCTTTATATTGTAAGTGATTGACATGAATGAACAAATCAGTGCAATCAAAATGGTAGGGTAGACATAGACTGATTCTGTCGGATCACTGTTCGCGGGCTTCCGAAAGAGCGCTTCTTTCACTAGACCCCAGATAACCAAAAGGGTACCAAACAAGATCATCCTCCCAGGATTAATGATGCCAACAAGTGCCCCAGCAACACAGAAGTAGCTTCCGGCAAGTATCTGATTCAGAGGAAAGAGTATAATGAACTCACAAAGGGTTGTCACAAACatcttttttctcaaaaagagTTATCGAAAAGCACCTCTAGACGCTGTAGATCAATTGCTGCTGAACTATTCTTGGCTTCTGTCAGATTGTATATGTCGAACAGGTCACTCCACCTTGGGAATGTCATGCTCATGCTTGCAGTGAGGTTGCTGACTATAGCTCCAGGGAAGAGCATGGCCTTCACCACAGATGGTGGGAATATATCATTGGAGACCAATTGCGAAGATGTAATCTGAATTGGTGTAGTGCATGTGCCTGCTCTACAAGGGACCCTGAAATGGCACAAAAAGGGTAAGAAAAGGCTGCCTAGCAGTTTATGTTACCGCTCACGAAATTACTTCAAGTCAACCTAAAGCACACAGATAAGATGTGACTAGACAAAATAAGTGAGCATCGTTATGGAAGCAAGCAAACACAGGTACCTACCTAGCATCCATGCTCAGGAGAAAGAGTGCACTCAAATGAAAGGTACTAGGCAGCTGACAGTTTTATAGTTAAAAGTGAAATCAAATGACTTAACTCTTAGTGGAACTatgacatatatatgtaaaaaTAGGAGACTATTCCCTCCACGGGCGATGAACTCAAAACTAAGCCACAGCAACCATCTATAGATGGCAGTGAGTTGCATAAGCGCTATCAGGGCATAAATTGAAACAATCTAGAACATTTATCTACCTTTAAGAGCAACATATGCTATGCAATCATTTTTAATTGCTCTTGAAATTACCTTTGCATAAAAAGGACCAAACACATTATATATGCACAAATTAATAACACAATGAGAAAATGTGACATATGATAAAtcaaaaggaaaggaaaaagatgAAAGCCACCATTCACAGAAAGcttatgttttgtttctttaagTACCTTTCAAAGTTGAAACTTTAAACTGCACTCGGCATGCTACGCCGTGGTAAGAAAAATTTAATTACTTATGATAA
The Brachypodium distachyon strain Bd21 chromosome 2, Brachypodium_distachyon_v3.0, whole genome shotgun sequence genome window above contains:
- the LOC100830425 gene encoding uncharacterized protein LOC100830425 → MAPSAKKERAAEARASSSKPMTAGGIEVQRRRVGGGGWTSRRISFYASRVYFLLIILQIPLFRVPCRAGTCTTPIQITSSQLVSNDIFPPSVVKAMLFPGAIVSNLTASMSMTFPRWSDLFDIYNLTEAKNSSAAIDLQRLEILAGSYFCVAGALVGIINPGRMILFGTLLVIWGLVKEALFRKPANSDPTESVYVYPTILIALICSFMSITYNIKKKARTSQPVSISKPLQSSAKSKLK